One stretch of Euphorbia lathyris chromosome 7, ddEupLath1.1, whole genome shotgun sequence DNA includes these proteins:
- the LOC136235883 gene encoding uncharacterized protein gives MDSKDWEWLVNNVFYTAKFLEISIRNSQNRACQQSMHMHRCGSKPHREVIYEMGGKDGNPPDVREVFVKTRKIDENIVEPETRKKYDELKMTMESEPTLTNLQVVERCF, from the exons ATGGATTCAAAAGATTGGGAATGGCTAGTAAATAACGTATTCTATACAGCAAAGTTTCTG GAGATAAGCATAAGAAATTCTCAGAACAGGGCTTGTCAACAAAGTATGCATATGCATCGTTGTGGAAGCAAGCCTCATAGGGAAGTGATATATGAAATG GGAGGCAAAGACGGCAACCCTCCAGATGTAAGAGAAGTCTTTGTTAAAACTCGAAAGATTGATGAAAACATAGTTGAACcagaaacaagaaaaaaatat GATGAACTAAAGATGACAATGGAGTCAGAGCCAACTCTTACTAATTTACAAGTTGTGGAAAGGTGCTTCTGA